The DNA segment CGCGTCGAGCTCGACATCGCGGACGACCGCGTCGCCGAGCTGGCCCGCGAGCACGAGGAGCTCATCGCGGAGGAGGTCCGCGCCGCGGAGCTCGGTACCGTCGAGGACGGCCACTGCCGCGAGTGGGACGTCGAGGGCGTCACGATGCTGATCGCGATCGAATCGCTCGCCGAGGCGTCGGCCTGATTCATATCAGCCAAAAGTAATATCTTTTCGTAAGTAATCGAGGCGGTATGAACCGCCGGGCCGGCGCTCTCGCCCTGTTCTGCCTAGTGGCGTTCGTCGTCGCCGTTCCGGCGACGGCCACGGGTACGGGCGCGGGCATCGGAGGCGAGGTGCTCCGGCTCGAACAGGAGCTCGTGGCGACCGAGGAGCCCGGCGAGATCGAGGTCGTCCTCCGGTTCGACGTGCCCGAGTCGGTGATCGAGCTTCGGACGACCGTCCCCGATGACGCGACCGTGACTGCTACTGACGGGTTCGAGTCGGCGGGCGGGGAGTACGAGTGGAACGGCGAAACGCGGACGCCGACGCTGACCTACGCCGTCCCGACGGACCGGGCGTTCGAGGAGGGAGGACTCGTGTTCGTCGACACGGGCGAGTGGGCGCTGGTCGAGCGGCCGAGGACCTCAGTCCGCTGGCGGTGGGTCGGCTCCGAGCGGGTCGTCCTCGAACGGACGACCACCGCCGAACTGGGAGCGGTCGGTACCGACTCCGCGTTTCTCGGCGATCACACAGTCGACGTCAGGGAGACGGGCCACGAGACGGTGGCGCTCGTCGTCCCCTCGGCGGCGTCACCCACGGAATCGCGGGACGCGATCCACGCCTCGATCGGGGACGCCACGGAACGCCTGCGGGTCGGCGGGCGGAGCGATCGGGTGTTCGTCGTCGTCGCACCGTCGATCGACGGGTGGGGCGTCCGGGGACTGCAGTTCGGCGCGTCGGACGTCTGGGTGCGCGAGGACAGCCGCCTCGACGATCCGGACAACGTCTGGGTACACGAGTACGTTCACACCCGCCAGACGTACGAGGCCGATCGGGAGGTACGCTGGTTCCGGGAGGGATCCGCGACGTACTACGCGGCGCTGCTGACGTACGAACGTGGCGACGTCGAGTTCGAGGCGTTCCGCGACCGCCTCGCCAGCGGGGAACGCTCCCCCCATGCCGACGACGTCCTCGCCGATCCCACGACGTGGACCCGCGGTCCCGACTACCACAAGGGCGCGCTCGTCGCCGCCGACCTCGACCGACGGATCAGGCTGGCGAGCGGCGGCGAACGCGACCTCCAGGACGTCCTTCGGGCGATGAACGAGCACGAAGGTATCGTGACTCAGTCGGCGTTCCTCGCGATGGTCGAGGAGGCGGGCGGTCCCGGGGTCCGCGAGGTCGCCTGGACCCACACCGAGACCCGTGACGGGCCGGTGATGTGGGACGAGCGGACCCACCACGAGGCGTTCGACCTGACCGCACCGCGGATGGAGTACCGGCTGACGGACGACCCCGTGGCGTACCGCGTCTCCGGGCCGTACCGCGAGCGTCCGCTGGCTTCCGACGAGGAACTCGTCCTCGTTCCGGGCGAGCGCCTCGAAACGACCGCGACCGTCGAGAACGCCGGCGACGCCCCCGGCGAGTACGCGACGACCGTCGCGGCCGACGGGACGAACCGAGCGATCGAGGGTCGTCTCGAACCCGGCGAGCACGCCGAGATCGGAATCGACCGGACGTTCGAGGAACCGGGGACGTACACGCTCTCGGCGGGCGACGCGAGCGTTGACGTCCGCGTCGTCGAGCCCGCCGAACCGACCGTGACCGGCGTCGAGCCGTCGTCGTCGACCGCCGCTCCGGGCGAGGTCGTCACCCTCGTCCTCACGGTGGAGAACGATGCGGCAGTGCCGGGCCGGGCCGACCTGGAGCTCCTCGATGCCGAGGGGGTCCGCGGGAATCGGAGCGTTCGACTGGACGCCGGGGAGACGAGGACGGTCGAGTTCGCGACACGCTTCGAGACCGCGGGCGAACACGAGCTTCGCGTCGGCGATCGATCGACGATGGTGACCGTCGAGCCTGCGTTGGTCTCGACCCAGTCCGGCTTCGGCGTTCCGGTCGCGCTCGCGGCGTTCGCGGCGGTCCTGTTCAGCGAAGCGCCCCGGCGACCGCGGGGGCGGCGCTGACCCGGCTCTCGACGCGCTCGATCGTATCGGTGCCGTAGACCGCATCGACGCCCGCGCGGGCGAGCTTCGTCCGGGCGTTGTCCGCGAGCATGGGGTGGACGCAGGTCACGAACACCCGCTCGGGGGCCCGGTTTCGGAGGACGGTGATCGCCTCGCTCATCGTCGAGCCGGTGGCGATGATGTCGTCGACGACGACGACGTCGCGACCGGCGACGTCGACGTCGCTGGGAGCGATCTCGACCTCGCTTCCCGAGCGGCGTGTCTTCTCGAAGTAGTCGGTCTCGCCGGCGCCGTGGGCGTCGCGGACGGTCTCCGCGAGCCCGACCGCGCCGGAGTCGGGCGAGAGGAAGACGGGGTCGGTCAGGTCGGGAAGCGGTTCGGCCAGCCGATCCGCGGCCGTCACCGA comes from the Halalkalicoccus sp. CG83 genome and includes:
- a CDS encoding peptidase → MNRRAGALALFCLVAFVVAVPATATGTGAGIGGEVLRLEQELVATEEPGEIEVVLRFDVPESVIELRTTVPDDATVTATDGFESAGGEYEWNGETRTPTLTYAVPTDRAFEEGGLVFVDTGEWALVERPRTSVRWRWVGSERVVLERTTTAELGAVGTDSAFLGDHTVDVRETGHETVALVVPSAASPTESRDAIHASIGDATERLRVGGRSDRVFVVVAPSIDGWGVRGLQFGASDVWVREDSRLDDPDNVWVHEYVHTRQTYEADREVRWFREGSATYYAALLTYERGDVEFEAFRDRLASGERSPHADDVLADPTTWTRGPDYHKGALVAADLDRRIRLASGGERDLQDVLRAMNEHEGIVTQSAFLAMVEEAGGPGVREVAWTHTETRDGPVMWDERTHHEAFDLTAPRMEYRLTDDPVAYRVSGPYRERPLASDEELVLVPGERLETTATVENAGDAPGEYATTVAADGTNRAIEGRLEPGEHAEIGIDRTFEEPGTYTLSAGDASVDVRVVEPAEPTVTGVEPSSSTAAPGEVVTLVLTVENDAAVPGRADLELLDAEGVRGNRSVRLDAGETRTVEFATRFETAGEHELRVGDRSTMVTVEPALVSTQSGFGVPVALAAFAAVLFSEAPRRPRGRR
- a CDS encoding ribose-phosphate diphosphokinase, with amino-acid sequence MIVPGSTSQALAAELASVLDDRLAPVEYERFPDGELLASVPGIETDRATVVASTVSSDAHVELLQLQDALREAGVEEITTVIPYMGYARQDRAFVPGQPISARAAARALSAGTDRVLTVDPHEEAILEFFDAPAESVTAADRLAEPLPDLTDPVFLSPDSGAVGLAETVRDAHGAGETDYFEKTRRSGSEVEIAPSDVDVAGRDVVVVDDIIATGSTMSEAITVLRNRAPERVFVTCVHPMLADNARTKLARAGVDAVYGTDTIERVESRVSAAPAVAGALR